In one Cronobacter dublinensis subsp. dublinensis LMG 23823 genomic region, the following are encoded:
- a CDS encoding NeuD/PglB/VioB family sugar acetyltransferase → MKLGIYGAGGLGREVLMLARAINQCTSRWREIFFIDDVTDAREVYGAAVVRFDARPAECEVAIAIGEPALRQRLAQKLAGVAPLATLIHPNVDVPEQSVIHPGAIIFEGVFISCGVAIGENALILPRAYISHDCAIGAHSVVAGLVALGGYVKIGERAFLGMNSCVKEQIHIGNDAIVGMGAAVVNDVADTTIVAGTPAKMMRQNIEGKVFK, encoded by the coding sequence ATGAAACTCGGTATTTACGGCGCAGGCGGGTTAGGGCGCGAGGTGCTGATGCTGGCGCGCGCCATTAACCAGTGTACGTCGCGCTGGCGCGAGATTTTCTTTATTGATGATGTGACCGACGCGCGCGAAGTTTATGGCGCGGCGGTGGTGCGTTTCGACGCGCGCCCGGCGGAGTGCGAAGTGGCTATCGCTATCGGCGAGCCGGCGCTGCGCCAGCGCCTTGCGCAGAAGCTGGCGGGCGTCGCGCCGCTCGCGACGCTTATTCACCCGAATGTCGACGTGCCGGAACAGAGTGTGATCCACCCCGGCGCGATCATTTTTGAGGGAGTATTTATTTCTTGTGGTGTTGCGATTGGTGAAAACGCATTAATTCTACCTCGAGCATACATCAGTCATGACTGCGCTATTGGCGCGCACAGCGTAGTAGCAGGATTAGTAGCACTTGGGGGGTATGTAAAGATAGGCGAACGCGCTTTTCTCGGTATGAATAGCTGTGTGAAAGAGCAAATCCACATCGGTAATGACGCTATCGTTGGCATGGGAGCGGCAGTAGTAAATGACGTGGCAGATACCACTATTGTTGCAGGTACCCCCGCAAAAATGATGCGTCAGAATATAGAGGGCAAAGTATTTAAATAA
- a CDS encoding acyl-CoA reductase, whose translation MRAYSDVVSLAFWCRPASLEKLRQEFMPQGITQGRGVAFHIAPSNVAVNFAFSLAAGLLTGNANIVRLSSKPFPQTALICDALKGALTQVPALAESLCLVQYPHDAALTDYFSALCDARLIWGGDRTISEVRRSALRPRGVDIAFADRYSFAVVNADAWLAAPDKSRLLEAFYNDTLLTSQQACTAAKMVVWTGDRTDEARAQFWPAFRDWCGERYAPLPTTAVSNLAWFCAHTVSDPTLRRIAQPDNRLFLAQTYAPDGALLADHHQSGVFIEYVAQDLLDIAPLCGEKCQTIVHYGVDPEDFQRFLATAKPRGVDRIVPLGQSMQFSLHWDGYPLVEMLTRRLTLISY comes from the coding sequence GTGCGGGCCTATAGCGACGTGGTGAGCCTGGCGTTCTGGTGTCGTCCGGCGTCGCTGGAAAAGCTGCGTCAGGAATTTATGCCGCAGGGCATCACCCAGGGCCGCGGCGTGGCGTTTCATATCGCGCCGTCCAACGTGGCGGTGAATTTCGCGTTTTCGCTGGCGGCCGGGCTGCTGACCGGCAACGCCAATATTGTCAGACTCTCCTCAAAACCGTTCCCGCAGACGGCGCTGATTTGCGATGCGCTGAAAGGGGCGCTGACGCAGGTGCCGGCGCTCGCTGAGAGCCTGTGTCTGGTGCAGTACCCGCATGACGCGGCGTTAACCGATTATTTCTCGGCGCTGTGCGACGCGCGGCTTATCTGGGGCGGCGATCGCACCATTAGTGAGGTGCGACGATCGGCGCTGCGCCCACGTGGGGTGGATATCGCCTTTGCGGATCGTTACTCCTTCGCGGTGGTCAATGCCGACGCCTGGCTTGCCGCGCCGGATAAATCGCGTCTGCTGGAGGCGTTTTATAACGACACGCTGCTCACCAGCCAGCAGGCGTGTACCGCCGCGAAAATGGTGGTCTGGACCGGCGATCGTACCGACGAGGCGCGCGCGCAGTTCTGGCCCGCGTTTCGCGACTGGTGCGGCGAGCGCTATGCGCCGCTGCCGACGACCGCCGTGAGCAATCTCGCGTGGTTCTGCGCCCATACGGTGAGCGATCCGACGCTGCGACGTATTGCGCAACCCGATAATCGTCTGTTCCTGGCGCAAACTTACGCGCCGGATGGCGCGTTGCTGGCGGATCATCACCAGAGCGGGGTGTTTATTGAATATGTTGCGCAGGATCTGCTGGACATTGCGCCGCTGTGCGGGGAGAAGTGCCAGACGATCGTTCACTACGGTGTGGATCCTGAGGATTTTCAACGGTTTCTGGCGACCGCAAAACCGCGCGGCGTCGATCGTATCGTGCCACTTGGGCAGAGTATGCAGTTCTCTTTGCACTGGGATGGCTATCCGCTGGTCGAAATGCTGACCCGTCGTTTAACTTTAATTTCTTATTAA
- a CDS encoding O-linked N-acetylglucosamine transferase family protein — translation MNDVKILYPEHRISPAALHASAALNHVAVTLPAFSRVLEIGCGAGEALIAHARAWPNSIALGIDLDEARIGEGQQQIQASGLTNIELFAAGLGDLLAVSPGEFDYIIIHGRFSYTDGDTRDALLGWCRQHLSAQGIIAYHAVVLSDNDDETTLRNALAFHSARATSEAEQRSSARAMLGYLAMMLPEGALKTQVTGAETLDDASLQQRYLTGDAGAGDYADFARAMQALDLDCIGDALPQTDLAASYGEQQQQLLAMIAGQSDRHSARQYLDYAVNRRERFTLLCTTGTAQPAFVPDLAVLESLHWAGNFTRVLTINEQPIRGHISQSGVLVHTENPVTLQIFDLLGGAWPMSLSVDQLVFNCRLPERPGDDTRKLVLESLRDLFLNNLDGLYWSAAPGPYNLADNDVLMPIAPLAQTDEDTRIMNLWGEAVTVTPAQARWLRDGMRATDEDAWASFTALRLRGVLKGSPLAWKNAIQPFLRTGKVAWLKQCINTLLLLSVSEKRGGLLYSDTNQDADSQTDSIHMNAVYEEANRLIGKGMAKEARDYTRALLEDDPQNMHILRCYSRTCVLTSAWDEALDALCRLMGHYFSSLDIYYDLATALQKTFDHFNARKVVRGLLRLDEKNAGFWNSLGAIYHASGEVTLAEKCAREAFRFQPRNPRYLGMMGVVLSDNQKLDEARYFLEKSMEIAPEDFDCFTSLLFVMTHDNRVSTQELLAKHREYGERVTAAASRSKLELPLNNVKDPHRKLRVGFVSGDLRDHPVSNFLLPFWDSFDRTQFELVGYNAAPMADEVTDHLSAGAVLWRDVYQLSDRELARQINDDGVDILIDLSGHTTWTRLPMFALRPAPLQMTWIGYPGTTGVPAMDYRVISSTLASPPGLAEQFTEQILWVPMRKIFEPHPQSPDVNMLPALRNGHLTFASFNRPKKINDEVLELWAQILVRAPSAKLLMGFMADDEMIAMMTRRLTHFGARPEQLIFKTRIGLIGYLEYHHHIDILLDAFPYTGGTTTNHGAWMGVPTLTLCGETMAGRQGVENMNSYGLAEFVANDKADYVNKALSWQGRFEELNAIRLSMRSRIPTDNTDGFRVADTFEKGLREAWKIYCTGEAPRSFFVEE, via the coding sequence ATGAATGATGTGAAGATACTCTACCCGGAACACCGCATTAGCCCTGCCGCGCTGCACGCCAGCGCCGCGCTCAACCATGTGGCGGTGACGCTGCCTGCGTTCTCACGCGTGCTGGAGATTGGCTGCGGAGCAGGCGAGGCGCTGATTGCGCACGCCCGCGCCTGGCCGAACAGCATCGCGCTCGGTATCGATCTTGACGAAGCGCGTATCGGCGAAGGGCAGCAGCAGATCCAGGCCAGCGGGCTTACCAATATTGAGCTGTTTGCCGCGGGGCTGGGTGATCTGCTGGCGGTGTCGCCGGGCGAGTTCGACTACATCATCATCCACGGGCGTTTTTCTTACACGGATGGCGACACGCGCGACGCGCTGCTGGGCTGGTGCCGTCAGCATCTTTCCGCGCAGGGCATCATTGCGTATCACGCGGTTGTGCTGTCAGACAATGACGATGAGACGACGCTGCGTAACGCGCTGGCGTTCCACAGCGCGCGCGCCACCAGCGAGGCAGAACAGCGCTCTTCTGCACGCGCTATGCTCGGCTATCTGGCGATGATGCTGCCAGAGGGCGCGCTGAAAACCCAGGTGACGGGCGCCGAAACGCTGGATGATGCCTCGCTCCAGCAGCGTTACCTGACCGGCGACGCGGGGGCAGGTGACTATGCCGATTTCGCCCGCGCGATGCAGGCGCTGGATCTGGATTGTATCGGCGACGCGCTGCCGCAAACTGACCTTGCCGCGTCTTACGGCGAGCAGCAGCAGCAGCTGCTCGCGATGATTGCAGGTCAGAGCGATCGCCACAGCGCCCGTCAGTATCTCGATTACGCGGTCAACCGCCGCGAGCGTTTCACGCTGCTCTGCACGACGGGCACGGCGCAGCCTGCCTTCGTGCCGGATCTGGCGGTACTGGAATCGCTGCACTGGGCGGGCAATTTTACCCGTGTATTGACTATTAACGAACAACCGATTCGCGGTCATATTTCGCAGTCCGGCGTGCTTGTTCATACCGAAAACCCGGTGACGCTGCAAATTTTTGACCTGCTCGGTGGCGCCTGGCCGATGAGCCTGAGCGTCGATCAACTGGTCTTTAACTGCCGTCTGCCGGAGCGACCGGGCGATGACACCCGCAAGCTGGTGCTGGAATCGCTGCGCGATCTCTTTTTGAACAATCTCGACGGGCTCTACTGGAGCGCTGCGCCGGGGCCGTATAACCTGGCGGATAACGACGTCTTAATGCCGATTGCGCCGCTTGCGCAAACCGATGAAGACACCCGCATCATGAACCTGTGGGGCGAGGCGGTGACCGTCACGCCCGCGCAGGCGCGCTGGCTGCGCGACGGTATGCGCGCCACCGATGAAGACGCCTGGGCGAGCTTTACCGCGCTGCGTCTTCGCGGCGTGCTGAAAGGCTCGCCGCTGGCGTGGAAAAACGCCATCCAGCCATTTCTTCGCACTGGCAAGGTGGCGTGGTTGAAGCAATGTATCAATACGCTGCTGCTGTTAAGCGTCAGCGAGAAGCGCGGCGGCCTGCTGTATAGCGACACCAATCAGGATGCTGACAGCCAGACCGACAGCATCCACATGAATGCGGTGTATGAAGAGGCGAACCGGCTGATTGGCAAAGGCATGGCGAAAGAGGCGCGCGACTATACCCGCGCGCTGCTGGAAGACGACCCGCAGAATATGCACATCCTGCGCTGCTACTCACGCACCTGCGTACTGACTAGCGCGTGGGACGAGGCGCTGGACGCGCTCTGCCGCCTGATGGGCCATTACTTCTCCAGCCTTGATATCTATTACGATCTGGCAACCGCGCTGCAAAAAACATTTGACCATTTCAACGCCCGCAAAGTGGTGCGTGGCCTGCTGCGCCTCGATGAGAAAAACGCTGGGTTCTGGAATTCGCTTGGAGCTATCTACCATGCCAGTGGTGAGGTGACGCTTGCTGAAAAATGCGCCCGCGAAGCGTTTCGCTTCCAGCCTCGTAACCCGCGCTATCTGGGAATGATGGGCGTGGTGCTGAGCGACAACCAGAAGCTCGATGAAGCGCGTTACTTCCTGGAAAAATCAATGGAGATAGCGCCAGAGGATTTCGACTGCTTCACCAGCCTGCTGTTTGTGATGACGCACGATAACCGCGTCAGCACGCAGGAACTGCTGGCGAAGCACCGCGAGTATGGCGAGCGCGTCACGGCCGCGGCTTCGCGCAGCAAGCTCGAACTGCCGCTGAATAATGTCAAAGACCCCCACCGCAAGCTGCGCGTCGGGTTTGTCTCAGGCGATCTACGTGATCATCCTGTTAGTAACTTCTTGTTGCCGTTCTGGGATTCGTTTGACCGCACGCAGTTTGAACTGGTGGGCTATAACGCCGCGCCGATGGCTGACGAGGTCACAGACCACCTGAGCGCAGGCGCCGTGCTGTGGCGCGACGTCTATCAGTTAAGCGATCGCGAGCTGGCGCGTCAGATCAATGACGATGGCGTGGACATTCTTATCGATCTCTCCGGGCACACGACCTGGACGCGGCTGCCGATGTTCGCGCTGCGCCCGGCGCCGCTGCAAATGACCTGGATTGGCTACCCCGGCACCACCGGCGTACCAGCAATGGATTACCGTGTTATATCGTCGACGCTCGCCAGCCCCCCCGGTCTTGCTGAACAGTTTACCGAGCAGATCCTCTGGGTGCCGATGCGCAAGATTTTCGAGCCACATCCGCAAAGCCCGGACGTCAACATGCTGCCGGCGCTGCGTAATGGCCATCTGACCTTTGCGAGTTTTAACCGCCCGAAAAAAATTAATGATGAGGTATTGGAACTCTGGGCGCAGATCCTGGTGCGCGCACCGAGCGCGAAGCTGCTGATGGGCTTTATGGCTGATGACGAAATGATAGCGATGATGACGCGCCGCCTGACGCATTTCGGTGCGCGACCTGAGCAGTTGATTTTCAAAACGCGCATCGGGCTTATCGGCTATCTCGAATATCACCATCACATCGATATTTTGCTCGATGCCTTCCCGTATACCGGCGGCACCACCACCAACCACGGCGCGTGGATGGGCGTGCCGACGCTCACCCTCTGCGGCGAGACGATGGCGGGGCGTCAGGGCGTAGAAAATATGAATAGCTATGGACTGGCGGAATTTGTGGCGAATGATAAAGCGGACTACGTCAACAAAGCGCTCTCCTGGCAGGGCCGTTTTGAAGAGCTGAACGCGATTCGCCTCTCAATGCGCAGCCGTATCCCGACCGATAACACCGACGGGTTCCGGGTGGCTGACACCTTTGAAAAAGGGCTGCGCGAGGCGTGGAAAATTTACTGTACCGGAGAGGCGCCGCGTTCGTTCTTCGTTGAGGAATAA
- the fliZ gene encoding flagella biosynthesis regulatory protein FliZ, translated as MTAQQPKRRPLSRYLKDFKHSQTHCAHCHKLLDRITLVHRGEIVNKVAIASLDTLLDEATWELEKQDWVALCRFCGDLHCKEQSNYFDIIGFKQYLFEQTDMSHGTIREYVVRLRRLGAHLTQRQVPLSLARQDNLDEHLEEYLPLTSTNNYRIALRKYAQYQQLSLAPTEKTASAVTSGIY; from the coding sequence ATGACGGCGCAGCAACCTAAAAGGCGGCCCCTGAGCCGCTACCTTAAAGACTTTAAGCATTCGCAGACGCATTGTGCGCATTGTCACAAGCTGCTGGACCGCATTACGCTGGTCCATCGCGGCGAGATTGTGAACAAGGTCGCTATCGCTTCTCTCGACACGCTACTCGACGAGGCCACCTGGGAGCTTGAAAAGCAGGACTGGGTGGCGCTCTGTCGCTTCTGTGGCGATCTGCACTGTAAAGAGCAGAGCAATTACTTCGATATCATCGGCTTTAAGCAATACCTCTTCGAGCAGACCGATATGAGCCACGGCACGATCCGCGAATACGTGGTGCGCCTGCGCCGTCTCGGCGCGCATCTGACCCAGCGCCAGGTGCCGCTTTCTCTTGCCCGTCAGGATAATCTCGACGAGCATCTGGAGGAATATCTTCCGCTGACCAGCACCAATAATTACCGGATTGCGCTTCGCAAGTATGCCCAGTATCAGCAGCTCTCC
- a CDS encoding DegT/DnrJ/EryC1/StrS family aminotransferase, whose protein sequence is MQNLFVTSPLLPPLEEFIPYLEQIWENKYLTNGGPFHQELETRLAEYLGVEHLCLFSNGTLALLTALQALRITGEVITTPYSFVATSHSLLWNGLTPVFADIDPVTCNIDPNKIEPLITSATSAILPVHCYGLPCDVDKIQSIADAWGLKVIYDAAHAFGVKKNHQSILNCGDLSILSFHATKVFNTFEGGAIICPDARMKQRIDYLKNFGFAGETTVVAPGINAKMNEVQAAFGLVQLGHIDNALASRAAIHDRYCEWLADIPGIETFSAPEDVEWNHSYFPVRVNDDFPVSRDALYEALKAENIYSRRYFYPLISAFSMYRHLPSAQPQNLPIANGIAERILCLPIFPDLTEEDQRRVVDAIRAQAALGVAEKVA, encoded by the coding sequence ATGCAAAATCTTTTTGTCACCAGCCCGCTGCTGCCGCCGCTGGAAGAGTTTATCCCGTATCTTGAGCAGATCTGGGAAAACAAATACCTGACCAACGGCGGTCCGTTTCATCAGGAGCTGGAGACCCGGCTCGCGGAGTATCTCGGCGTGGAACACCTCTGCCTGTTTTCCAACGGCACGCTGGCGCTCCTGACGGCGCTACAGGCCCTGCGTATTACCGGTGAAGTCATTACCACGCCGTATTCTTTCGTGGCGACGTCGCACTCGCTACTGTGGAACGGCCTGACGCCGGTCTTCGCCGATATCGACCCGGTGACCTGCAATATCGATCCGAACAAAATTGAACCGCTCATCACCTCGGCGACCTCGGCTATCCTGCCGGTGCACTGCTACGGCTTGCCGTGCGATGTCGACAAAATTCAGTCCATCGCCGACGCCTGGGGCCTGAAGGTGATTTACGACGCCGCGCACGCGTTCGGCGTGAAGAAAAATCACCAGAGCATCCTGAACTGCGGCGACCTGTCGATTCTGAGCTTCCACGCCACCAAGGTTTTCAACACCTTTGAGGGCGGGGCGATCATCTGCCCGGACGCGCGGATGAAGCAGCGCATCGACTACCTGAAAAACTTCGGCTTTGCGGGCGAAACCACCGTCGTGGCGCCGGGCATCAACGCCAAAATGAACGAAGTGCAGGCGGCGTTCGGCCTGGTGCAGCTTGGACATATCGATAACGCGCTGGCGAGCCGCGCGGCTATCCACGACCGCTACTGCGAGTGGCTGGCCGACATCCCTGGCATCGAAACCTTCAGCGCGCCGGAGGACGTGGAGTGGAATCACTCTTACTTCCCGGTGCGCGTGAACGACGATTTCCCGGTGAGCCGTGACGCGCTCTATGAAGCGCTGAAAGCCGAAAACATCTATTCGCGCCGCTATTTCTATCCGCTTATCAGCGCGTTCTCGATGTATCGCCATCTGCCGTCGGCGCAGCCGCAAAACCTGCCGATCGCCAACGGCATCGCCGAGCGCATTCTGTGTCTGCCGATTTTCCCGGATCTGACCGAAGAGGATCAGCGCCGTGTGGTGGATGCTATTCGCGCGCAGGCCGCGCTCGGCGTTGCGGAGAAAGTGGCATGA
- a CDS encoding RNA polymerase sigma factor FliA has product MNSLYTADGVMDKHSLWQRYVPLVRHEALRLQVRLPASVELDDLLQAGGIGLLNAVERYDALQGTAFTTYAVQRIRGAMLDELRSRDWVPRSVRRNAREVAQAIGQLEQELGRNATELEVAERLSIPLEEYRQMLLDTNNSQLFSYDEWREEHGDSIELVTEDNQNENPLQQLLESNLRERVMEAIESLPEREQMVLTLYYQEELNLKEIGAVLEVGESRVSQLHSQAIKRLRTKLGKL; this is encoded by the coding sequence GTGAATTCTCTCTATACCGCTGATGGTGTAATGGATAAACACTCGCTCTGGCAGCGTTATGTCCCGCTGGTGCGTCACGAAGCGTTGCGCCTGCAGGTGCGTTTGCCGGCGAGCGTCGAACTGGACGATTTGTTACAGGCGGGCGGCATCGGCTTGCTGAATGCTGTAGAACGCTACGACGCCCTGCAAGGAACGGCATTTACCACTTACGCAGTGCAGCGTATACGTGGCGCGATGCTGGACGAGCTGCGCAGCCGTGACTGGGTGCCACGCAGTGTCCGACGCAACGCGCGCGAGGTGGCGCAGGCAATAGGCCAACTGGAGCAGGAACTGGGGCGTAACGCGACGGAACTGGAGGTCGCAGAGCGACTGAGTATCCCGCTTGAAGAATATCGTCAGATGTTGCTCGACACGAACAATAGTCAACTTTTCTCTTATGACGAATGGCGTGAAGAGCATGGCGATAGCATCGAACTGGTGACGGAAGATAACCAGAACGAGAACCCGCTGCAGCAACTGCTGGAAAGCAATTTACGCGAGCGTGTGATGGAAGCGATTGAATCGCTGCCGGAACGCGAGCAGATGGTGCTGACGCTGTACTACCAGGAAGAGCTCAATCTCAAAGAGATTGGCGCGGTACTGGAAGTGGGCGAATCACGGGTGAGCCAGTTGCATAGCCAGGCCATAAAACGTCTGCGAACCAAGCTGGGTAAGCTATAG